GTCTCGACGCGCACTTCCCAGTGCGACGGGGACTGATTCCACTTACGGAATTCGCGTCTTTTTAGGCGAACGGGACTGACTCCATTTACGAAATTCACGTCTTTTTGAATTCGGAGAATGGTGTCTGTCCCCGTCGCAATGACCAAGCGACTCAATAGTGGACAGTCTCACTGTCCTCAGAACAGACAGCCAGCGGGGGATGACTGATCTGATACCAAACTGTTTCTCTATGAAAATCACCGTCAATTTTCTCGGGACCCTCTCCAGATATACCGGCGCCGAATCAATCGAAGTCAAACTGAAAGACGGCGCTCGGTTTGGCGATCTTCTCGACGAACTCAACAAGCGTTACGGGAAAAAACTCCCCCCAAAATGTTGGAACAAAGAGAAGGCCGAATTCATAAAACCGGTTTCCGCCATCGGGTCCGCCGGCGATCTCGAGGCGCGAGAAACCCCCCTTGCGGCCAACGAGGAAATACACATTCTCATCCCGATCTCCGGCGGAACTGCATAGTGAGGAGGAACCTGTGGCTACAATATTGGTAACCGGCGGTGCGGGCCGACTCGGCGCCAACCTCGCCTACGGGCTTCGTGAGAAGGGCCATCACGTGAGGGTGATGGATATCGAAGCGGCCGACTTCTCGCCATTCGAGGAACAAGACGATTTCGAGATCCTGAAGGGAGATATTCGCAATTTCAGCCTGGTGAAGAGAGGCGCCACCGGCTGCGCCTGCATCTATCACCTGGCCGCGCTTCTGCCGCCGGTGAGCGAGCGCGACAAAAAGGAAACGATGTCCATCAATGTCGACGGCACGAGCATCCTGCTCAAAGCCAGCCAGGAAGCCGGTTCTATCCCCGTCTTCTTCTCCTCCTCAGTCTCGACGTACGGCGATACCTCAAGAGAAGCTCCGCCGGTTCGGGTCGATCATATACAGCAGGCGCTGAACATCTATCCCGAAAGCAAGATCCATGCTGAAAAACTCGTCATCAATTCCGGCCTCCCTTATACAATCCTTCGGATCGCGGGGATTGCGGTGCCCGCTTTCCTCGATCCACCCGACCCGTGGCCGTTCATGCCTGAGCAACGCGTCGAATTCATTGCGCTCGGAGACCTGGTCACCGCCCTCGTGAACCTGGTCGATAATCGGGCCGCTCAGGGCAAAACTTTCAATCTTGCCGGCGGCCCCTCCTGGCAAATGCTCGGAAAGGATTACGCCCGCCGGTATTGCCAAACACTCGAGATTTCATTCGAGTCGCAACATTTCTCCGAAAAACCGGGATGGCTCGATTGGTACGATACCACCCAGTCTCAATCGATCCTGAAGTATCAGAATACCAGCTTCGACCAGTTCCATAAGATGCTGCGTTCGGCGATGGAGGCCGCACTCGAAGAATGAAAGACTTTTCGGCCGAACGTGTGATAAAATATGAGAAACTCACAAATATGATCGAATCCGGTAAAGGGGGTTTTTAGCAGTGAGTGAACCTGAAGCAAAACAGTATCTGCTGGACGCTATCGAGCATTGCCGTAAGGCGATATCTGCCTTGACGGCCGCGGGAGATTCAAAGGGAGACGCGCTGAAGAAAAGCCTCGAGGAAACTGTCCAACTCCTCGAAGGCCTTCAGGAAAAAGTCTTCTTTAAAACGAAGAAGGCCGTCGCTCCGACGTTCCAGGTCTGTGAATCGAGCCAGGCAGTCGCCGAACGCGCGGAAGACATGGAGGACGCTGACGACGAAGCGATAACCGAATTGAAAGACTTGGTCGGACAACTGAAAGACAGCGTCGCCACCCTGCAGGCGGCCTCGAAAACGCAGTCGGTTATCGTGACGTAAGGCGACGGGCGCGCCTCCAAAAACAACGGTGACCATGACTGCATCCATTCAGCGATCCTTTCCACTGAGAAAGGTGAGAGCCGGTCGTCGAGAAATGCAGGTCTGGCTATACAGAATGTAGGGGCGACCCGGCGGGTCGCCCGAACTTCTTTACGGAGCCGGTACGGTTTTCGCCAGCGCCCAAGATTATTCAGCACAACAAGTAGGCACTCCAGGAGAAGGCATAATGGACTTCAACATTCCCGAAGAAATCGAAATGCTCCGCCAAAGCTTGCGCAAATTCATCGAAAAAGAAGTGATCCCGATGGAGGAGAAAGCGCGCTTCGACCCCGACGACGGCGTTCCGCAAGAGCTTCTTAAGAAAGTTCGCAAGCGCTCCCACGAACTCGGCTTCTGGGCAATCGATCTGCCCGAGGAATACGGCGGCGGCGGCCTGAATATGCTCGGCACTGTCGTTCTCCGCGAGGAAGTCTCCAAATATTTCAGCTCGCTCACACAGGCCATCTTCGGCGGTCCCGAAGGCCCATCGAAAATCCTTCTCGCCGGTACGCCCGACCAGATACAAAAGTATCTTGTCCCGGTCATTAAGGCCGAACAGACCTGCTGTTTCGCCTTGACCGAACCCAATGCCGGCTCCGACGCCGCCAGCATCGAGACATCCGCCGTGCAGGACGGTGATCACTGGGTAATCAACGGACTGAAGCACTTTATCACCAACGGCCCGTATGCCGATTACGCCATCGTCTTTGCGGTCACCGACAGGGAAAAACGGGCGCGCGGCGGAATCACCTGCTTTCTGGTCGATCGAGGAACTCCCGGCTTCTCCGTCGGAATGCATCAGAAAACAATGGGCGGCGGCGATAATCAGTCCGAATTGGTCTTCGAGGATTGCCGCGTGCCCAGGGAAAACGTGCTCGGCCAGGTCGGCATGGGCTTTGTCACCGCCATGACCTTCCTCGGCGGCGGCCGCCTCAGCATCGCGGCGGGGGCCGTCGGCATGACCGAAAAATTGTTGAAGGCTTCAACCGAATACGCCAAGCAACGCGTCCAGTTCGGAAAACCCATCGCGACAAAACAAGCCGTTCAATGGATGCTCGCCGATATTGCCACCGAGCTCTTCGCCGCTCGAAACATGGTCTACAACACCGCCTGGCGTATCGACCAGGGCGAGATGGCCGTCAAGGAAATGGCCATGTGCAAGCTGTACGCGACCGAACTGGTGAATCGCGCCGCCGATGTCGCCGTACAAATACACGGCGGCATGGGTTACATGAAAGAACTTCCCATCGAACGTGTCTATCGCGGAGTTCGCGCCCTCAGAATCGTCGAGGGCACCTCGGAGATACAGCGCTACATCATTGCCCGCACCCTCATGGCGGAGTGACAAATGTCATCGAAATCTGTCACCTTGCAGCGAGCATGTCTCTTCCGTCCGTCCGACGGTCGCGATGGGGACTGTCTCGGTGCGATGGCTGACACATTTACTGAATTCACGTTTCAGTGACTTTTCCAAGTCTCGCTGACCGCGCGTTTCGCGCGTGAAATCCCGCGCCTCGCGGGATAGAATCGTGTCTGTACCCAGAGCAAGAACCAGCGAATTAATCGTCAAAGAGTCTTTCTGTCCCCCAATAAACATTCGCTCAATGTATATTGGGGCGTATCAGTTTCGTGAAGCGCCTGCTCTGCATGCGGATAGCAATGTGGCGCAGGCATCCTGCCTGCAACAAATGGTCATTTACGAGGTCCGCCGCCTGACTGAATGTATTGTGTACGCGTGGCTTTTCTTCCTGAACTGTTTAACCTCCCTCGTTTATTGCCCCACCACAATTACGATGTCAAAATTTAGAGAGAAAAAGTGCAGGAGCATTCAACATGAGCATAACCCTTCATAGGCCGGAAATCGTCGGGGACATGTGGATCAACTCGGCCCCGCTGAAACCGCATGATCTCGACAACAAACTCGTTCTCATCCACTTCTGGGCCTTCTCATGCACCCAATGCCGGAGCGCGATCCCATATCTTCAGAAATGGTGGCGCCGGTACAGGGATTTGGATTTCTTGATCATCGGAATTCATACTCCGCAGCTCGATTTCGAGAAGGAGCCGGGCGGCTTGAGGCAAGCCGTCAGCGAATTGGGGGTGCAATGGCCGGTCGTGGCCGATAACGATTACCTTAATTGGACCAATTACGCCGCCAACTCCTGGCCCGCATATTACCTCTTCGGCAGGGACGGCGGCTTGCTTTTCCACCAATTAGGCGCTGGATCATTGGACGAGATCGAGGTGGTTGTCCAGGGAAACCTGAGGCAGACGTTCGGCGACATCGTCCTCCCTACCGTTGACTCCGATGGGCATCTGCACGATGATTCCTGTTTTGTGCCGACTCCTGAAATCCATTGCGGTTACGCAAGAGGACGACTCGATAACTCCGAAGGCTACAACTTCGATATGCCCTTCAGATACCGCACATCCAACGGCCTCAAAAAAGACTCTATCGCGCTCCTGGGAACTTTTGTTGCCAAACCGGAATACGTTGAGTCGGCAGGGGAGGGGGCAACTGTGTTTCTGCAATTTCGAGCGACCGAAGTAAACCTCGTGTTGAAACCGGTCGAAGCTGAAGCAAAGGTGAAGCTGACGTTCAACGGGAAAACACTTCCGAAGCAAATCGCGGGACGCGACGTGAGCGAGAGCGGGGAAGTGCTGATTACAAAATCGACCGTTTATAACCTCATACTCAGCGATCATCCTCTCGATGGAATTCTGGGAATCACCAGAGAAAGCGGCGATTTCCAAGCCTACACGTTCACGTTCTCCGGCTGCAGAAGCTAGCCAGAGACTCCTTTCACCGGCAGGTGCGAATTCATTCGCACAATCGCAGCCGCAACATCTCACCGGCAGGTGCGATTCATTCGCACAGGCTCCGCCGCAATAACCCTACCGGTAGGTGCGAATTCATTCGCGCAGTCTCACTTAAGCAGCGCATCCTCACAACAGTGTCATTCTGACCCCGCGCTTCTCAGGGGAAGAATCTCTCTTCAGCCCTGACACTCTCACATCAGTCGCTGCAATATCTCTCTGTCAAGGCCAGGTAAGGTAGTCGGCCCCTACTTCCCGAAAAAACGCGGCAGATAATCCTTTGTCGCCTCGATCATCTCGTTCAGCATCTTTTCCGTATCGTCCAGATCTCTTACCAGCGGGTCGTTCAGGAGAATCTGCAGCGCCAGCTTTCTGTCTCCCTTCATCGCGACGTCAATTATCAGCTCCTGGTTCGCAATGTGGCGCCCCAGCAGGTTCTCGATTGAGGCCGGCAGCCGCATCTCGACAGGATGAATCCCGTTCGAATCGACATTCGCCATCGTTTCGACGACGCAATCCCTCGGCAGATTCGCTATCTGGCCGGTGTTCGGCCTGTTCACGATCGCCTGTACGGGCTTGCCTCCGCTGAGCGCTA
This region of Candidatus Abyssobacteria bacterium SURF_5 genomic DNA includes:
- a CDS encoding NAD(P)-dependent oxidoreductase encodes the protein MSRREKPPLRPTRKYTFSSRSPAELHSEEEPVATILVTGGAGRLGANLAYGLREKGHHVRVMDIEAADFSPFEEQDDFEILKGDIRNFSLVKRGATGCACIYHLAALLPPVSERDKKETMSINVDGTSILLKASQEAGSIPVFFSSSVSTYGDTSREAPPVRVDHIQQALNIYPESKIHAEKLVINSGLPYTILRIAGIAVPAFLDPPDPWPFMPEQRVEFIALGDLVTALVNLVDNRAAQGKTFNLAGGPSWQMLGKDYARRYCQTLEISFESQHFSEKPGWLDWYDTTQSQSILKYQNTSFDQFHKMLRSAMEAALEE
- a CDS encoding acyl-CoA dehydrogenase yields the protein MDFNIPEEIEMLRQSLRKFIEKEVIPMEEKARFDPDDGVPQELLKKVRKRSHELGFWAIDLPEEYGGGGLNMLGTVVLREEVSKYFSSLTQAIFGGPEGPSKILLAGTPDQIQKYLVPVIKAEQTCCFALTEPNAGSDAASIETSAVQDGDHWVINGLKHFITNGPYADYAIVFAVTDREKRARGGITCFLVDRGTPGFSVGMHQKTMGGGDNQSELVFEDCRVPRENVLGQVGMGFVTAMTFLGGGRLSIAAGAVGMTEKLLKASTEYAKQRVQFGKPIATKQAVQWMLADIATELFAARNMVYNTAWRIDQGEMAVKEMAMCKLYATELVNRAADVAVQIHGGMGYMKELPIERVYRGVRALRIVEGTSEIQRYIIARTLMAE